In a single window of the Eshraghiella crossota genome:
- a CDS encoding prolyl-tRNA synthetase associated domain-containing protein, protein MELFEGRPADMSGRLDKEIRTYDLLDKLGIEYERVDHEPAETMEACIEIDRTLAPAVICKNLFLCNSQKTRFYLLAMRGDKKFMTKEISHQINSPRLSFATPDFMEKFLDITPGSVSVLGLMNDTGNNVQLLVDEDVLKEEYFGCHPCINTSSLKMRTEDVFGKFMKAVNHDYMVVKLGKNIE, encoded by the coding sequence ATGGAATTGTTTGAAGGAAGACCTGCTGATATGTCAGGCAGATTGGATAAAGAAATACGCACGTATGATTTACTTGATAAATTAGGAATAGAATATGAACGTGTTGACCATGAACCGGCAGAGACAATGGAAGCCTGCATTGAAATTGACAGAACACTTGCACCTGCGGTTATCTGCAAAAATCTTTTCTTGTGCAACTCCCAGAAAACCAGATTTTACCTGTTAGCTATGCGTGGGGACAAGAAGTTTATGACAAAAGAAATTTCCCATCAGATTAACAGTCCGCGACTGTCTTTTGCTACACCGGATTTTATGGAAAAATTTCTTGATATTACTCCGGGCTCCGTGAGTGTGCTGGGACTCATGAACGATACCGGCAATAATGTTCAGTTACTGGTTGATGAGGATGTGTTAAAAGAAGAATATTTCGGATGCCATCCGTGCATTAATACTTCAAGCCTGAAAATGAGAACTGAAGATGTATTCGGGAAGTTTATGAAAGCTGTAAACCATGATTACATGGTTGTGAAATTAGGCAAAAATATTGAATAA
- a CDS encoding Gfo/Idh/MocA family protein — translation MSDIKWAVLGTGVIANEMAVALKKIGRNIYAVGNRTYSKAVDFAKKYGIEKVYDDFNDMFTDSDVDVIYITTPHNTHIEFMKKAIRNSKHILVEKSITLNSRELNEAMELAALHNVVIGEAMTIYHMPVYKKLKEILASGRLGKVNLITMNFGSYKEYNMNNRFFNRNLAGGAMLDIGVYALSFIRYFMTKKPDKLLSQLKKAPTGVDEQAGLLLMNNDGQMATVMLSLHSKQPKRGMVSCEKGYIEIMEYPRAFEAVVTYTESGEKEWVKEGDTRDALIYELLDMEKAINGDKKCMLLDYTKDVMDMMTEFRNSWNFKYPEEEL, via the coding sequence ATGTCAGATATTAAATGGGCGGTTCTCGGAACAGGTGTAATTGCCAACGAAATGGCGGTTGCCCTTAAGAAAATCGGAAGAAATATTTATGCAGTAGGAAACAGGACTTATTCAAAAGCAGTTGATTTTGCAAAGAAGTACGGAATTGAAAAGGTTTACGATGATTTTAATGATATGTTTACCGATTCCGATGTTGACGTAATTTATATAACCACACCTCACAATACCCATATTGAGTTTATGAAAAAGGCTATCCGGAACAGCAAACATATTCTTGTGGAAAAATCCATTACTTTAAACAGCCGCGAACTTAACGAAGCAATGGAACTTGCGGCTTTGCATAACGTTGTCATAGGTGAGGCAATGACCATATACCATATGCCGGTCTATAAAAAACTTAAAGAAATATTAGCTTCCGGCAGACTTGGCAAAGTCAATCTTATAACCATGAATTTTGGCAGTTATAAGGAATACAATATGAACAACCGTTTCTTTAACAGAAACCTTGCGGGCGGTGCCATGCTGGATATCGGTGTGTATGCACTTTCTTTTATCAGATATTTTATGACAAAAAAACCTGATAAACTCTTGTCCCAGCTTAAAAAAGCTCCCACAGGTGTTGATGAACAGGCAGGACTGCTTCTAATGAATAATGACGGCCAGATGGCTACGGTTATGTTGTCTCTTCACTCCAAACAGCCAAAAAGAGGTATGGTTTCATGTGAAAAAGGTTATATTGAAATAATGGAATATCCAAGAGCTTTTGAAGCCGTTGTAACTTATACAGAATCAGGCGAAAAAGAATGGGTTAAAGAGGGAGATACCCGGGATGCCCTTATATATGAGCTTCTTGACATGGAAAAAGCCATCAACGGGGATAAGAAATGTATGCTTCTTGATTATACAAAAGATGTTATGGATATGATGACCGAATTCAGAAATTCATGGAATTTTAAATATCCGGAGGAAGAACTGTAA
- a CDS encoding mechanosensitive ion channel family protein: MKKRSVAGRFISLGIAVVLLIVGISVGFKMDVFKNFKDVAGTVHFNGTILLKIIIVIALLFAVNAVLQLLFGLFRGKTGRVGTMGAVVASLVKYAIVIVGFCWVLTLIGVNVSTIFASLGIVALVLGFGAESLVADVVTGIFILFENQFNVGDIIEVNGFRGTVESIGIRTISLKDTGGNTKIINNSDLKNIINRSESGSVAVCEIGVSYNTDLEDFEKRIGAVLKNIKEKNSTVFIGDVSYLGVEELGDSQVVLKFKADVEEKNLFSGRRLLNKELKCAFDKEGFEIPFPQVDVHNR, encoded by the coding sequence ATGAAAAAAAGAAGTGTGGCAGGACGTTTTATAAGCCTTGGAATAGCGGTTGTCCTGCTGATAGTTGGAATATCTGTCGGATTTAAGATGGATGTTTTTAAAAATTTTAAAGATGTAGCAGGAACGGTACATTTTAACGGAACAATTTTACTTAAAATAATAATTGTTATAGCGTTGTTATTTGCCGTAAACGCAGTATTACAGTTACTTTTTGGCTTGTTTCGCGGGAAAACCGGGCGTGTCGGAACAATGGGAGCAGTAGTGGCGAGCCTTGTAAAATACGCAATTGTTATAGTCGGCTTCTGCTGGGTACTTACACTTATCGGTGTTAACGTAAGTACGATTTTTGCAAGCCTTGGAATAGTTGCCCTTGTCCTCGGTTTTGGTGCGGAAAGCCTTGTGGCGGATGTTGTAACAGGTATTTTTATCCTCTTTGAAAACCAGTTTAATGTAGGAGACATAATAGAAGTAAACGGGTTTCGAGGAACAGTTGAGAGCATCGGCATACGTACAATCAGCCTTAAAGATACAGGCGGTAACACAAAAATTATTAATAATTCAGATTTAAAGAATATTATTAACCGTTCTGAAAGCGGTTCGGTTGCAGTCTGCGAAATAGGAGTATCATACAATACCGACCTTGAAGATTTTGAAAAGAGAATCGGTGCTGTGTTAAAGAATATTAAAGAGAAAAATTCCACCGTATTTATTGGTGATGTATCGTACCTCGGAGTGGAAGAACTTGGTGATTCCCAGGTCGTTTTGAAATTTAAGGCAGATGTGGAAGAAAAAAATCTTTTTTCAGGCAGAAGATTACTTAACAAGGAATTAAAATGCGCATTTGACAAGGAAGGATTTGAAATTCCATTCCCACAGGTTGATGTACATAACAGGTAA
- a CDS encoding iron-containing alcohol dehydrogenase has translation MARFTLPRDLYHGKGALEALKTFQGKKAMICVGGGSMKRFGFLDRAEQYLKEAGMEVRLFEGIEPDPSVETVMKGAKAMSEFEPDWIVAIGGGSPIDAAKAMWIKYEYPDITFEDMCKVFGIPSLRKKAHFCAISSTSGTATEVTAFSIITDYEKGIKYPIADFEITPDVAIVDPELAETMPQKLVAHTGMDAMTHAIEAYVSTANCDFTDPLALHAIKMIQRDLVGSYNGDMEKRDSMHNAQCLAGMAFSNALLGIVHSMAHKTGAAFADYGAHIIHGAANAMYLPKVIAFNAKDEQAKKRYGEIADFMGLGGADLDEKVASLIGYLRKMNDELNIPHCIKNYGADSYPVAQGFVPENVFLERLHDIAVNAIGDACTGSNPRQPSVEEMEKLLKCCYYDTEVDF, from the coding sequence ATGGCAAGATTTACGTTACCAAGAGATTTGTATCATGGAAAGGGTGCATTAGAGGCACTTAAGACATTTCAAGGCAAAAAAGCCATGATTTGTGTTGGCGGAGGTTCAATGAAACGTTTTGGTTTCCTTGACAGGGCAGAACAGTATCTTAAGGAAGCCGGTATGGAAGTCAGACTTTTTGAAGGAATTGAACCTGACCCTTCGGTGGAAACCGTTATGAAAGGTGCCAAAGCGATGTCAGAGTTTGAACCTGACTGGATTGTTGCAATAGGCGGAGGTTCTCCGATTGATGCGGCTAAAGCAATGTGGATTAAATATGAATATCCTGATATTACCTTTGAGGATATGTGTAAAGTATTTGGCATACCTTCACTTCGTAAAAAAGCACATTTTTGTGCAATATCTTCTACTTCAGGAACCGCTACCGAGGTAACTGCTTTTTCAATTATTACAGATTATGAAAAAGGAATAAAATATCCAATAGCCGATTTTGAAATAACACCTGATGTTGCAATAGTAGACCCTGAACTGGCAGAGACCATGCCACAAAAATTGGTGGCACATACAGGTATGGATGCAATGACACATGCTATCGAGGCATATGTATCCACCGCAAATTGTGATTTTACAGACCCATTGGCACTCCATGCAATTAAAATGATTCAAAGAGACCTTGTCGGTTCATATAACGGTGATATGGAAAAAAGAGATTCAATGCATAATGCACAATGTCTCGCAGGAATGGCATTTTCTAATGCACTTCTTGGTATTGTACATTCAATGGCGCATAAAACAGGTGCGGCATTTGCCGATTACGGCGCACACATCATTCACGGTGCTGCGAATGCAATGTATCTCCCTAAGGTAATTGCATTTAACGCAAAGGATGAACAGGCTAAGAAGCGTTATGGTGAAATTGCTGATTTCATGGGACTTGGCGGAGCAGACCTTGATGAAAAGGTAGCTTCATTAATCGGTTATCTCCGTAAGATGAATGATGAACTTAATATACCGCACTGCATTAAAAATTACGGTGCAGACAGCTATCCGGTTGCACAGGGATTTGTGCCTGAAAATGTATTCCTGGAGAGGTTACATGACATTGCAGTTAATGCCATAGGCGATGCCTGCACAGGTTCTAACCCAAGACAGCCAAGCGTAGAAGAAATGGAAAAACTGCTTAAGTGCTGTTATTACGATACAGAAGTTGATTTCTAG
- a CDS encoding TetR/AcrR family transcriptional regulator → MSQITKRALEQSLKNLLLKKPLNKITISDIAEDCGINRMTFYYHFQDIYDLVEWSCLEDARKALEEKKTHDTWQQGFIQIFKAIQENKPFIMNVYHCVDREQVEKYLKSLTDNLLMGVIDEESVDMKVREEDKKFIARVYSYSFIGLMLDWIKDDMKEAPEKIVHRFALVIQDSLKMALDRFKI, encoded by the coding sequence ATGTCACAAATTACAAAAAGGGCACTTGAACAGTCATTAAAAAATCTTTTGTTAAAGAAACCTCTTAATAAAATAACAATAAGTGATATTGCGGAGGACTGCGGAATTAACAGAATGACGTTTTACTATCATTTTCAGGATATTTATGACCTTGTGGAGTGGTCCTGCCTTGAAGACGCAAGAAAAGCTCTGGAAGAAAAAAAGACGCATGATACATGGCAGCAGGGATTTATACAGATTTTTAAGGCAATTCAGGAAAATAAACCTTTTATAATGAACGTGTATCACTGTGTTGACAGGGAGCAGGTGGAAAAATACCTAAAATCCCTTACAGACAATCTTTTGATGGGAGTTATAGATGAAGAATCCGTTGATATGAAGGTACGCGAAGAAGATAAAAAATTTATAGCAAGGGTATATTCCTACAGCTTTATAGGCCTTATGTTAGACTGGATAAAAGATGATATGAAAGAAGCCCCGGAGAAAATAGTCCACAGATTCGCACTTGTAATACAAGACTCGCTTAAGATGGCGTTAGACAGATTTAAAATTTAA
- a CDS encoding oleate hydratase translates to MYYSAGTYESFAHPEKPAGVDKKSAYIIGTGLAGLTAAFYLVRDGQMKGEHIHLLEKLELAGGSCDGRKDITKGFFMRGGREMDNHFEVMWDMFRDVPSLETPGASVLDEYYWLNKHDPNYSLCRATVKRGQDAHTDKKFGLDKESALALSKLFITPEKDLEGKKISEVLPDSFWKTNFWLYWQTMFAFQRWSSALEMKRYLCRYVHHIDGLPDFSALRFTKYNQYESLILPLVKYLESHGVKIEYGMDVKNVIIETVGSKKIAKQIVYIKDGKEQTIDLIEDDLVFITNGCCTDTTCYGDQDHAPDLSNLKDGRGDSWDMWKNIAKQAVQGEYGNPDAFCNNIEATNWMSATVATSDEKVIKHIIDVCKRDPREGKVTTGGIVTVKDSMDNWYLSWTINRQPQFKSQNPDMVLVWLYALNTNKEGNYVKKPMRECTGKEVCEEWLYHIGIPEDEIETLATDSCNTTTCFMPYINAFFQPRKNEDRPHVVPDGAVNFAFLGQFTETPRDTIFTIEYSMRTGMESVYTLLDIDRGVPEVWGSKYDVRELLRACYYAIDKKPVTDIPLTIKEKMLLKTVLKKVKGTDVEILLKESGLIE, encoded by the coding sequence ATGTATTATTCAGCAGGAACTTATGAATCATTTGCACATCCGGAAAAACCGGCAGGGGTAGATAAAAAATCAGCATATATTATAGGAACAGGTCTTGCAGGACTGACGGCAGCGTTTTATCTTGTGAGAGACGGGCAGATGAAAGGGGAACACATACATCTTCTTGAAAAATTAGAGCTTGCAGGCGGAAGCTGTGACGGAAGAAAAGATATAACCAAAGGCTTCTTTATGAGAGGCGGAAGAGAAATGGATAACCACTTTGAGGTAATGTGGGATATGTTCAGGGATGTTCCGTCACTTGAAACACCGGGAGCATCCGTTCTCGATGAATATTACTGGCTTAACAAGCATGACCCTAACTATTCGCTTTGCAGGGCAACGGTAAAACGCGGACAGGACGCACATACAGACAAGAAATTCGGACTTGATAAAGAGTCTGCACTTGCTCTTTCAAAACTTTTTATAACACCTGAAAAAGATCTGGAGGGAAAGAAAATATCGGAGGTTCTGCCGGACAGCTTCTGGAAAACCAATTTCTGGCTTTACTGGCAGACAATGTTTGCTTTCCAGCGTTGGTCAAGTGCCCTTGAAATGAAACGTTATCTTTGCAGATATGTCCATCATATTGACGGACTTCCTGATTTCAGCGCACTCAGATTTACAAAGTACAACCAGTATGAAAGCCTTATTCTTCCACTTGTAAAATATCTTGAAAGCCATGGTGTAAAAATTGAATATGGCATGGATGTTAAAAATGTAATTATCGAAACTGTAGGAAGCAAAAAAATAGCGAAACAGATTGTCTACATTAAAGACGGTAAAGAACAGACCATTGATTTAATAGAAGATGACCTTGTCTTTATTACCAACGGCTGCTGTACCGATACAACCTGTTACGGAGACCAGGATCATGCACCTGACCTTTCTAACCTGAAGGACGGCAGAGGTGATTCATGGGATATGTGGAAAAACATAGCAAAACAGGCTGTACAAGGAGAATACGGCAATCCGGATGCTTTCTGCAACAACATTGAAGCAACTAACTGGATGAGTGCCACCGTTGCTACCTCGGATGAGAAAGTAATTAAACACATAATTGATGTCTGCAAGAGGGACCCAAGGGAGGGTAAAGTTACAACAGGCGGTATTGTCACGGTAAAAGACAGTATGGACAACTGGTATTTGTCATGGACAATTAACCGTCAGCCACAGTTTAAATCCCAGAACCCTGATATGGTGCTTGTATGGCTTTATGCACTGAATACTAATAAAGAGGGAAATTATGTTAAAAAACCTATGCGTGAATGTACGGGCAAAGAAGTCTGCGAAGAGTGGCTTTATCATATCGGCATACCTGAGGATGAAATAGAGACTCTGGCAACAGACAGCTGTAACACCACAACCTGCTTTATGCCATATATCAACGCATTTTTCCAGCCAAGAAAAAATGAGGACCGTCCTCATGTGGTACCTGACGGTGCAGTCAATTTCGCATTTTTAGGACAGTTTACAGAGACACCTAGGGACACTATTTTTACAATAGAGTATTCCATGAGAACAGGAATGGAAAGCGTGTATACACTTCTTGACATAGACAGAGGTGTGCCTGAGGTATGGGGCAGCAAATACGATGTCCGCGAACTTCTGAGAGCATGCTATTACGCAATAGACAAAAAACCGGTTACGGATATACCGCTTACTATAAAAGAAAAAATGCTTCTTAAAACCGTTTTGAAGAAGGTAAAAGGAACCGATGTTGAAATACTTTTAAAAGAGAGCGGATTGATAGAATAA
- the mgtE gene encoding magnesium transporter, which produces MIRDYVKEIVKIIRSTKDADKLKDLLSDYHEKDIAEAITQLSGQERAKLYNILDIQTVAEIFSYIDDVQKYLEELTIDKAAKVVSYMDADDAVDVLDDLSENKKNEIVNNLDEVTGKDVRKLLSYEEDEIGSWMTNNYVSITDDLTIRGAMSELVRQAGKHDNISTIYVVDKDGKFAGTIELKDLIIARENDNLSDIISSSYPYVFEKEKVSDCIEKITEYEEDSIPVLTMEGRIAGIVTSTDIVEMVDDAMGDDYAKLAGLTSEDDLKEKTFVSIKKRLPWLIILLFLGMAVSSVVGMFESVVAILPVVICFQSLVLDMAGNVGTQSLAVTIRVLMDENIDAKKKMALLFKEMKIGLLNGASLGLMTFVILGFYIHFFKKYVWMSAFLISGCVGISLVVAMVISSLVGTIIPMFFHKVHIDPAVASGPLITTINDLVAVVTYYGLARLLLINIFHI; this is translated from the coding sequence ATGATCAGAGATTATGTTAAAGAGATTGTAAAAATTATCCGTTCAACCAAGGATGCAGACAAATTAAAGGATTTACTGTCAGATTATCATGAAAAAGATATTGCCGAGGCAATAACGCAGTTGAGCGGACAGGAAAGAGCAAAGCTATATAATATATTAGACATACAGACGGTCGCCGAGATTTTTTCATATATAGATGATGTACAGAAATATCTGGAAGAACTTACGATTGATAAAGCAGCCAAAGTCGTGTCCTACATGGATGCGGACGATGCAGTGGATGTACTTGACGATTTGTCTGAAAACAAAAAGAATGAGATTGTCAATAACCTTGATGAGGTCACAGGTAAAGACGTAAGAAAACTTCTCTCTTATGAAGAAGATGAAATCGGCAGCTGGATGACCAATAATTACGTAAGTATAACCGATGACCTGACAATAAGAGGTGCAATGAGCGAACTTGTCCGTCAGGCAGGCAAGCATGACAACATTTCAACCATCTATGTTGTTGACAAAGACGGTAAATTCGCTGGAACCATAGAACTTAAAGATTTGATAATCGCAAGGGAAAACGATAACCTTTCGGATATTATAAGCAGTTCTTATCCTTATGTTTTTGAAAAAGAAAAAGTAAGTGACTGCATTGAAAAGATAACAGAATACGAGGAAGATTCCATCCCTGTCCTTACAATGGAGGGCAGAATCGCAGGTATTGTTACATCAACGGATATTGTTGAAATGGTTGACGATGCCATGGGTGATGATTATGCGAAGTTAGCAGGTCTTACATCCGAGGATGATTTAAAGGAAAAGACCTTTGTAAGTATTAAAAAAAGACTGCCATGGCTTATTATTCTTTTATTCCTAGGAATGGCAGTATCCTCTGTTGTGGGAATGTTTGAATCGGTAGTGGCAATACTGCCGGTAGTAATATGCTTCCAGTCCCTTGTACTTGATATGGCAGGCAATGTAGGAACACAGTCCCTTGCCGTAACTATCCGTGTACTTATGGATGAAAATATTGATGCGAAGAAAAAAATGGCACTTTTGTTCAAAGAGATGAAGATAGGACTGCTTAATGGTGCAAGTCTTGGTCTAATGACGTTTGTCATACTTGGTTTTTATATTCACTTTTTCAAAAAGTATGTATGGATGTCCGCATTCCTTATATCAGGCTGTGTGGGAATATCACTTGTGGTTGCGATGGTAATATCAAGTCTTGTGGGAACCATAATTCCTATGTTTTTCCACAAGGTTCACATTGACCCTGCGGTTGCCTCAGGCCCGCTTATCACTACAATTAATGACCTTGTAGCAGTTGTGACATATTACGGACTTGCGAGACTGCTTTTAATTAATATTTTTCATATTTGA
- a CDS encoding MATE family efflux transporter yields MSKRNTKELDMLNGKTAGKLIMFAIPLALSSILQQLFNSADVAVVGRFAKGNAMAAVGSCVALVGIFVNLIVGLSVGPNASLATIIGQKRRDDINGMLHTIMTFGAILGIVLMGIGIGTAKVILEISGTPEGVLPEALLYIRIYFISIPFMVIYNFGAAILRSFGDTRRPMFYLIITGVVNVALNLFLVICCKLGVAGVAIATLISNVLSAILVMVYLCRRKDEFKFCFRNMRIESKYLKNILKIGIPAGVQGAIFSISNVFIQSGINSFGEDAIAGSSLALNFEYFTYDISNAFAQAAVTFISQNFGACNIKRCKKIFWQCMAFGICFTEVLAVVFMIWDDFFVSIYTTSSAIAAFGLIRMHHVCALEGLTATYEVESAALRGMGKSLGPAIITILGTVVFRIIWLVTVFRLVPTYTMLMNVYIASWIFTGGAIFILLAVHMKKIMLIHGSGKISPLK; encoded by the coding sequence ATGAGTAAGAGAAATACAAAAGAACTTGATATGTTAAACGGAAAAACGGCGGGCAAACTTATTATGTTTGCCATTCCGTTGGCATTAAGCAGTATTTTACAACAGCTTTTTAATTCAGCAGATGTTGCGGTAGTGGGAAGGTTTGCAAAGGGCAATGCAATGGCAGCAGTAGGAAGCTGTGTTGCACTTGTAGGAATTTTTGTTAACCTTATTGTAGGTCTTTCCGTAGGCCCTAACGCATCCCTTGCCACCATTATCGGGCAGAAAAGAAGGGATGACATAAACGGAATGTTGCATACGATTATGACCTTTGGGGCAATACTTGGAATTGTGCTAATGGGTATCGGAATCGGAACGGCAAAAGTCATACTTGAAATATCCGGAACCCCTGAGGGCGTTTTGCCGGAGGCTTTATTATATATAAGGATATATTTTATAAGTATACCGTTTATGGTGATTTATAATTTCGGAGCCGCCATTTTGAGAAGCTTTGGCGATACCAGAAGACCAATGTTTTACCTGATAATCACGGGTGTTGTTAATGTTGCGCTTAATCTTTTTCTTGTAATATGTTGTAAACTCGGAGTGGCAGGAGTGGCAATTGCTACCCTGATTTCCAATGTATTAAGTGCAATTCTTGTTATGGTTTACCTTTGCAGAAGAAAAGATGAGTTCAAATTCTGCTTCAGGAATATGAGAATAGAAAGTAAATATCTTAAAAATATTTTAAAAATTGGAATACCTGCGGGTGTTCAGGGCGCGATTTTTTCGATATCCAATGTATTTATCCAGAGCGGAATCAATTCTTTCGGAGAGGATGCAATAGCAGGTTCTTCCCTGGCACTTAATTTTGAGTATTTTACTTATGACATATCCAATGCCTTTGCACAGGCTGCCGTAACTTTCATAAGCCAGAATTTCGGAGCCTGCAATATTAAAAGATGTAAAAAAATATTCTGGCAGTGTATGGCATTTGGAATATGTTTTACGGAAGTTCTTGCTGTGGTATTTATGATATGGGATGATTTTTTCGTAAGCATATACACCACAAGTTCTGCAATTGCGGCATTTGGTTTAATCAGGATGCATCATGTATGTGCTCTTGAAGGGCTTACAGCAACCTACGAAGTAGAAAGTGCTGCCTTAAGAGGAATGGGTAAGTCATTAGGACCTGCGATAATCACTATCCTCGGAACTGTTGTTTTCAGGATTATATGGCTTGTGACCGTATTCAGGCTTGTACCTACCTACACCATGTTGATGAATGTCTACATTGCATCATGGATTTTTACCGGTGGAGCAATATTTATCCTGCTTGCGGTCCATATGAAAAAAATAATGTTAATTCACGGATCCGGTAAAATATCTCCTCTGAAGTGA
- a CDS encoding HD domain-containing phosphohydrolase encodes MKDKILIVDDTQLNRELLKDILCEEYDILEAENGREALDIVRHEMTNIAAILLDLVMPVMDGFTFIEELQKINIMDKVPILVISGEKSVQNEKKCFDYGVSDFIGRPFNSVLVTKRVQNVVNHYAYKNELEEKVKEQTSILRKAYNTLKIQAEKLQKRNQEIIDMLGNIVEYRNLESGEHIQRVKGYTKILAKKFSIQYPEYNLDQDTVATIVDISALHDIGKIAIPDSILLKPGKLTKDEFECMKSHTIRGCEILEKMGKDWEPKFKKISMEIVRYHHERYDGKGYPDGLKGEDIPVSAQIVSLADVYDALVSERCYKSAYSKDQAFNMIVGGECGAFSPKLIEVFREVRNDFENFADNPIKKKGKAAIPKENC; translated from the coding sequence ATGAAAGATAAAATATTAATCGTAGATGATACACAATTGAATAGAGAATTGTTAAAAGATATCTTATGTGAAGAATATGATATTCTGGAGGCAGAAAATGGCAGGGAGGCTTTGGACATTGTACGTCATGAGATGACCAATATTGCCGCAATACTTCTTGATCTTGTTATGCCTGTAATGGATGGGTTTACATTTATTGAGGAATTACAGAAAATTAATATAATGGACAAGGTTCCTATTCTGGTAATAAGCGGTGAAAAGAGCGTTCAGAATGAAAAGAAATGTTTTGATTATGGCGTATCAGATTTTATTGGCCGTCCTTTTAATTCCGTACTTGTAACAAAGCGTGTGCAGAATGTGGTTAATCATTATGCTTACAAAAACGAACTTGAAGAAAAAGTTAAAGAACAGACCTCTATTTTAAGAAAGGCATACAACACTTTAAAGATACAGGCTGAAAAATTGCAGAAAAGAAATCAGGAAATAATAGATATGCTTGGAAATATTGTTGAATACCGTAATCTGGAAAGCGGTGAACATATCCAGCGTGTCAAGGGTTACACAAAGATTCTCGCAAAAAAGTTCAGTATACAATATCCGGAATACAATCTCGACCAAGATACGGTAGCAACCATCGTTGACATAAGTGCATTGCATGACATAGGTAAAATTGCAATCCCTGACAGTATTTTATTAAAACCGGGAAAACTTACCAAAGATGAATTTGAATGTATGAAATCCCATACTATAAGAGGATGTGAAATACTTGAGAAAATGGGTAAGGACTGGGAGCCTAAGTTCAAAAAAATCAGTATGGAGATAGTGAGATACCATCACGAACGTTATGACGGGAAAGGCTATCCTGACGGACTTAAAGGTGAGGACATCCCTGTTTCGGCACAGATTGTCTCTCTTGCTGACGTATATGATGCCCTTGTCAGCGAGCGCTGCTACAAGAGTGCATACTCAAAGGATCAGGCATTCAATATGATTGTAGGTGGGGAATGCGGCGCTTTTTCACCTAAGCTTATTGAAGTGTTCCGTGAAGTGAGAAATGATTTTGAAAATTTTGCAGATAATCCTATTAAAAAGAAAGGTAAAGCTGCTATTCCAAAGGAGAATTGTTAA
- a CDS encoding nitroreductase, which yields MNDTLKVLETRRSCRNFDPAKPVSDEAVQAIVKAGTYAPTGRGLQSPIIIAVSNKKLRDEISAENARIMGVDCDPFYGAPVILIVLADKDIPTYIYDGTLVMGNLLNAAESLGINSIWIHRAKEEFESGFGKNILKKLGIEGNYEGIGHCAIGYAAEPVNAPAPRKENYVYYVK from the coding sequence ATGAATGACACATTAAAAGTATTGGAAACGAGAAGAAGCTGCAGAAATTTTGACCCTGCAAAACCGGTATCGGACGAGGCAGTTCAGGCAATTGTCAAAGCGGGAACATACGCTCCTACAGGCAGAGGCCTACAAAGCCCTATCATCATCGCAGTATCCAACAAAAAATTGCGTGACGAGATATCGGCGGAAAATGCAAGAATCATGGGAGTTGATTGCGACCCATTTTACGGAGCACCCGTGATTCTCATAGTGCTTGCCGATAAAGACATTCCAACCTACATATATGACGGTACACTTGTTATGGGAAATCTTCTTAATGCAGCTGAAAGCCTTGGAATCAACAGTATATGGATTCATAGGGCAAAGGAAGAATTTGAATCCGGGTTCGGTAAAAATATTCTTAAAAAACTTGGCATTGAGGGCAACTACGAGGGTATCGGACACTGTGCAATCGGATACGCAGCCGAACCTGTAAATGCACCTGCCCCACGAAAAGAAAATTATGTTTATTATGTAAAATAG